Genomic window (Streptomyces sp. NBC_00102):
TGCAGGGCATCGGCGCACGGGAGTCGTACCTCATCGGCGGCTGCGTGGCGGACGTCTGGTGCGCGGCCACCGCACTCCAGCGGCTGGTGCCCGAGGCCGCCGATCGGCTGACCTACCTGGGCACGAGCTTCGGCGGCGGCATCGGGGCGTTGGCGCTTCCCTGGGACGACCGTTTCCATGCCGCCGGCCTGACGGTGCCGACCTTCGGGAACCATCCGCTGCGGGTGACACTGCCGTGCACGGGCAGCGGGGAGTCGGTGCGTACGCGACTCGCCGAGGACCCCTCGGTGCTGGACGTCCTGGCGTACTTCGACGCCGCGACCGCTGCCCGCCACCTTCGCATCCCGGTCCATGTGGCCGCCGCCCTCTTCGACCCGTCGGTACCCCCACCGGGGCAGTTCGCGATACACAACGCGCTGGCCGGGCCGCGCGAACTCCTCGTCCTGCGGGCAGGCCACTTCGACCACCCGGACGAGCCGGCCGAGACGGCGGCCGTGGAGGAGGCTCAGCGACGCTTCCTGTCGGCGGCGGACGGGGCGGAGGCGTCCTGCCCCACCGCCTGACCACCGGTCACGCGTCCGGGCCCACCGAGCTCACCGGGCTCACCGGGCTCACCGGGTCCGGACGTCTTCGCCCCGTGACCTGTCAGTTCCGCGAAGCTACCGCGCCCTCCCCCGCATGCCGTCGCGGAACCGCCTCGGCCGCTGTTCCCCGTACGGGCATCGATCATGCGCGATATGCT
Coding sequences:
- a CDS encoding acetylxylan esterase encodes the protein MLTHPLTSDGSELSPLPHDFPFDPTHGYDLPRLLAVEAPQGPDDFADFWQERWARATSVDPEPRIEGPWTTVDGVRVADISYTSTDGVRIGGWLTVPADGRVTQGCVATHGYGGREAPDPWQAPARTATIWPCLRGLGTRSLLPGVPPNSAGHVLQGIGARESYLIGGCVADVWCAATALQRLVPEAADRLTYLGTSFGGGIGALALPWDDRFHAAGLTVPTFGNHPLRVTLPCTGSGESVRTRLAEDPSVLDVLAYFDAATAARHLRIPVHVAAALFDPSVPPPGQFAIHNALAGPRELLVLRAGHFDHPDEPAETAAVEEAQRRFLSAADGAEASCPTA